GTGGCCGTTTCGTAGCCCTGCTTTCCCCGGCCGGACGCAGCACTCGAGAACTCGTCGCCGATGAACAGCTTCGAGCGTTGGCTGTACTCGAGCGGGTCACCATCTTGCTGTACCCACTCCATCAGCTCGCCGTACGAGCGAATCCACCCGGATCGCACCTCGCCGTCTTCGTCGACCCACTCGGTTTTCTCCTCGAGGCTCCGAATGTTCGTCCCGACGAGTCGGTCCGACGGCTGGTGATCACTCCAGCGTTGCCCGAGCAGTCCCGCGAAGTCGGTCTTTCCGTCTCCCATCTCACCCAGGATCACGATCACCGGCGCCGGACCGGTGATCAGGTCGTCGACCTTCCCGATCGCTTTCAGTCCGGAGATGTCCGGGGGATCTTCCTGGCTGCCCACGTAGTGACGAACGCCGGCGGCGTCCCCCTCGGCAATCGCCTCCGAGAACCCCTCGGTGGCGTGGTGGCTCATCAGGTCGCGGTAGAGCTGTGTCTCCTGGAACGACGGCGGGAACCCCTCGCCGAGCCACCCACGTTGATACGCGCGTTCGTACGCCTGGTGCATCTTCGAGAGGGTCCGTCGGGAACGCTGCCGGGGCACCTCGCCGGCGTGTGCGAGCACGTGCTCGTTCTCTCGGCGGTGGCGGCCGTCCTTCCAGTCCTTCGACTCGGAGGCCGCCCACTCGCCGGAGTCGCCGTCACTGCTCATTGGTCACCTCCGTCGGCGATCGCCGGATCCGGACCGGGAACGTCGCCGGGATCCAGTTCGGCGAACTGGTTGTCGAGTCGGTCGACGTGACTCGTCTCTTCGGTGGACGCAGGAGCGTCGGGGATCTCGTCGGCCGCCTCCTCGAGATCCTCGACGAGTTCGTCCACGCCGACACCCGGGGCGAGTTCCGCCCCTTCGCGTTCGGCGATCATCGCCATGATCGTGAGATCGTGGACCTCGGTGGCTTTCCCGAGAACCGTCGCTTTCAGGCCGGCGAACTGCCGACGAAGATCGTGGTGGTGTTCGTAGTACTCGTCGACGCGCTTCCGGGTGGCGAACGCCTCGGCCGGCGTGAGATCGGCGCGATCGCACCCGCGCACCTCGAGCTGCCCCAGGTCGTCCATCCAGTTGAACCGGGTGACCACGTAGTCGACGCCTTCTTTCGGGGAGAGGGGTTGCGCCCCGATCACGTCGGCATCGTCCCACACGTCCGGCGGGACGTTGTACTTCTCGTACACCTCGCCGTCGCCGGGATCGGCCACGCCGACGGTGACGAACTCGGGGGCGTAGAGCCACTTGACGACCTTCTTCGCCAGGAAGAACGCCGGGAACGCGAGCATGGCAGCCGACGCCGACCCGGCGAGTACAGCCTCGGGTGGTTCGGGGAGCTGCGGGGTCGCCCATATAGCCCACACGCCGGCCGCCAGCGTCATGATCGACAGCGGGATCTTGTACTCGGCGAGCAGGTACACCACCCGATCGCGGTTGCTCGCGAAAGTGGGAAGTGGTTCGCTCACTCTGCCACCTCCGGGGCGTCGTACTCTTTGCGACGGGCGCGCCAGGCGACGGCGACGAACACGAACGCTACCGTGGCGGCGCCGCCGAACCACCCGGCTGCGGGGCTGGTTCGCTCGAACGGGCTCGCCTGCTCGGTGATTCCCGTCGATAGCTTCACGCCGCGCCCCTCCTGGACGCTTTCGCTCGTCGTGAGAGCGACGGCCGCCTCACCGGCGACAGGTTCGACCGGGATCGTGAGTTCGTTCTTGCCCGGCAGGACGCGCTCGCGAATGATCGCGAACGACGTGGCACCTTCGACGGCTTGCGTGGATTCGGTGATCGTGACGTGAGTCGGGTGGTCGGCCTCGAGCGTGATCGTGAACCGGTCGTCGGTGTACTCCCACTCGAGGATTCGAACGTCGCTGTCGAGATGGATCGCGGGAGCCTCTTCGTCGCTGTCGTTCGTGGGCGTGGGCATCGGTGCCTCTCCCTGGGCTGCCACGCCGCCGATCGCGAGCGTCGATACTACCAGCACCGTCACGAGAAAAACAGTAGGTCGCATGGCTATCAGTTTCCGAGCAGGGCGATCGCGAGGGCGATCACGCCGGCGACGACCGCCACACCGGGGATCTCTCCACCCCAGTCGCCGAAGTCTATTCCTCCGCCACCAGCATCGAGTTCGTCACGGATCTCCTCGAGGAGTTCCTGCTGAGATTCGCTCATCTCCTTAAACTCCTCTTCCGTCAGATAGTTTTCGTCATCCTGAGCCTCCTGCTGTGTGAACGTTACTTCGTCCTGCTCCTCGCCGTCCGAGTCCTCGATCTTGTCGATCTCGAAGGTTTCCTGAAGGAGAACCGTCTGGTAATTCGTCTCCTCCTCGTCGGCGTAGTAGTCCACCTTCTCGATCTCTGTGATCGATTCCTCCAGCTCGTCGCCCACGTCGATTGTCCATACGTCGTCTGTCTCGTCGTGTGTCAGTTCGTCGCCGGTGAACTGAACCGTCTCCTCCTCGATGGTTTCGACCACGTACAGGAACGCTTCGTGTGGTTCGTGAGGTTCTTCCGTGAACGTGATCTCGCCGCCGTCCATCCCTGTCTCGTAGTCCAACCAGTCGCCTTCAGCAACGCTCACGTCGTAGGTGAAATACACGTCACCATCGAGAGTATCGGGATCGTAGGATTCGCCTGCCTGAAGGATGTCCTCGCCGGTAAACTGGATCATGCCCGTCATTGTCCAGTTTTTCGACGGGACGGTCACGGTCACGTTTCGATTCACGTCCGTGGGAACGTTTAGCGCAACGAGATCGGCAACAGCCTGCGGGAAGTCCTCTTCGTCGGCGGTGATCTCGGCGATCTCCGAAGGACCCAGCAGTTCCTCAACGTCGATCTCACCGGCTTGGACCTCGCCGTAGATCTCGTCAATCCAAAGAGCAAACCCATCTCTCACATCAGCGAACGTTTCGTCGATCTCCTCGTAAACGTCGTGGAAAATTGGGTCAAAATATTCATCGTAATAGCTACCAGTGTATTCGTCCGAATCGTCTTCAGGAGGAACACACCAGTAAACTATTTCATCACCTTTTCGAGCACACAGGGCCGCTTGATCGGACCGATCATTACCCCAAAAAGTGAATTCAAGGGACGTGCCGTCACCTTCGAATTCTACAAGATCAATGGTTTCACCATTGGGGAGTTCGTGGGGTTCGGTTGTTTTGTTTTCCGCCGCCCAAAGACTCGGATCTTCGACACCGTCATCGGTCCCCTCAACAATCACACCGATGCCATCACCAGTATCACCAGAACTCGCACTTGTTTCGGAGTACCACCTGTCTTGGAGTTGGTAAAACTCGTTTATAGATTCGTTCCACGTTTCGAGAAGGTTTTTCTTTATAGTGGATTCGTATTCATCAAGTTCTATGTCTCCGAGTTCTTTACAGTCCTCTTGTGATTTCCCGTCGTTTATACCCTCTATTGCTGCGAGTTTGGCCTTTGTGTAGGCCGAGTGTTCAACACCATGTATGATGTTTTTATTGTCGATGATGGTGCTTTTGTTAGTGCTTTCGCGGGTGTTTATTATCTGCCAAATCTGTTCCATCAACAGATCATCAGATAGATCGTCGGCAGGCTCGTCACTTCCGAGAATTGAACCTGTCCAATCACGGAGGTACGCAGCCGCGTGGACAGAACCACCGAGCAGCAGTGCAGAGCTTCGGGGTTCGTACCACTCTTTGTCGTCGTTATCGTCGCCTTCCTCGGCGGCAACTCCGCTCGGGGCCGCCCCAACGCCGACCGCAGCGCCCACGCCCACGGCGCCGGCGCGCATGAACTGCCGTCGACTCGCTTCTGTTTCGCTCACGGTAGATCACTCCGTGTAGGCGAGCCAGGTGGCGACGCCGGCGACGAGGAACCACGCGAAGAACGCCAGGATGTCGTTGCTCGCGAGGAGATCGCCGAACGCCGGGATGAACTCGTAGGCGGGCGTCACCAGCAGCGCGAAGACGATCATCCCGTACTCGTACTGTTCGTAGTTGCTGCCGTCCAGCTCGTTGGTGCCGACGATCCAGGCGATCGCACCCACGCTCGCCAGCAGGGCGATCGAAATCTCGCTTCCCCCGACCGTCCACAGCGGTTCGGCGAAGTTGTACCCGCCGAACACGTCGATCGAAAAGCTCCATACACCCAGGACCATGCCAGCGAACACCGGGAGCAGCATCAGCGCCACGATGTCCATGTGGTCGTATTCGTTGTATGCCATAGCGGCGGGTACGCGGGTTCTCCCGACCTCCTTAGTGCTCCGGAAAGGTGCCCTCGAACTACCGTCGAGTGTCCCCGAGAGGTAACTTTAAGTGACATAGGATAGCCGGGGTGGGCGATGGGCTTCAAGAAGCTCGTAGATCGCGACGGCAGCGGAACAGTCACGATCGACAAGCAGCACCTCGAACTCGACGGATTAGTCCGTGAAGACGGAAGTATCTGCGAAGCCGACGCGCACACCCAACGGATCGGCGAGCGCGCGTATCTCGTTCGGTTCCCCGAAGACGGTGAAGTGCCCTCGCTCCTCGAGCTGGTGGGTCGGGCATGATCGGGAAACCCGCTGGAAGGGGGATCTCGAGGCGACCCCACGGGGTTCGACGCGAATGTATTCACAGATCGGGATCTATGCACCTCGCCGTGGGCGTGGGCCGCGAAAGGTGCATCAATTCGATCCGGTTCGGGGTGGGTCCCCGGCGTGATCGTGGCGGTGACCCCCACCTCAGTTATAAGCGATCGGTGGTCCGGTCACCCCGAGATCGACGGGTTCGCGCCCCCGGTACATACGGAGGGGTATAAATGGCGAAGCGAACCAGCCTCAAACTCACCGACGATCGCCAGCGCCAACTCGAGCGGGCGAGCGAGATCGTCGCCAGCGGTCCCGACGACGACCCACCCATGTCGGTGGTGATCGACGCCGCCTTGGCTCACTTGATCGAGTCGAAAGAGAACATTGACGACGCCCGTGACGACCTGGAGCCGACGACGATCCAACGGTTCAATACATCGGTGATAGGGCTTCGGTACCGCACGAGTATCGAAAGCCGGTGGCGATAGGCCACGCTTCTTTCAACACTCCAGGGTGCTGTTCGGCATAGTTGAGAGACAAGTCTACAGATTAGATGTCCAACCCTCTCTGTCTTAAGCATTTTCGACGCTGGATTAAAGTGGTAGGCTACGAGTCATCCAATTAGCCAGCAATCACAGAACGAGCCCCGACGGTATCTTGCCATCGTCCGGATCAAATCTGTGACCTGGTACGACATCCATGAGCGATAAAACCGAACTCCAGCGGAAAATCCTCATCACTGCCTACAATAATCCAACTGCGACTCAGGCAGAAATCGCAAAGAAGTGCAACTGTTCGTCTTCGTACGTGAGTACTGTCCTGAATCGCTATGATCGGTGGGACGCGATGGATGCCCAAATTGAGCAGTTGAATCAAGATCTCGGGTACGCCCCGGACCACTCACTGGGCCCTCAACCGTCAACTCAGCCGGCCTGGAGCAACGACGAATTCCAAGACGTGGAAGGCGTCGACGCAGAAGAGATAGCCGCATTTATTGATGAAACGATAGAGGCATTTCAAACCCTTTCCGGACAAAAAACGGCTATGTCGACAGGGGAAATGGTCGTAGCCCTCGGTCGATTCGCGCTTGTTTTGTTGGTAGTGCTTTTTGCTGTATATCTTTTAGTACCGCTCCTTTTCTGACGTCTCTCCACTCAGTACGTCAGCTTTGTCGGGTGCTGAAGAGTTCAATAGAGCCAGATCGTAAAAGCGGTTTCAGGTTCGTGTTGCTATCTAGACAGTTATCGCGCCGCCAGCAATCAAGAGAACGTTTCCTATTGGTTCAAGTAGAAGCCAGTGATTGGAGATAGGCTCTGGAAGAATCAGTCGATCACATCGGATTAGAGGAAGTGTCTGCTTGGATGCGGTGTGAAGCCTACCCAAGCAGACAGCGAGATAGAGGAAGAGCACCTGCTTAATTTTGTCGTCAACAGCCTCAACGAGGAGCTTG
The Halalkaliarchaeum desulfuricum DNA segment above includes these coding regions:
- a CDS encoding DUF7386 family protein — encoded protein: MAKRTSLKLTDDRQRQLERASEIVASGPDDDPPMSVVIDAALAHLIESKENIDDARDDLEPTTIQRFNTSVIGLRYRTSIESRWR
- a CDS encoding MarR family transcriptional regulator translates to MSDKTELQRKILITAYNNPTATQAEIAKKCNCSSSYVSTVLNRYDRWDAMDAQIEQLNQDLGYAPDHSLGPQPSTQPAWSNDEFQDVEGVDAEEIAAFIDETIEAFQTLSGQKTAMSTGEMVVALGRFALVLLVVLFAVYLLVPLLF